One stretch of Candidatus Falkowbacteria bacterium DNA includes these proteins:
- a CDS encoding diguanylate cyclase — MINDQYGSDFGDLILQFVAMVISKKIRGCDIVTRKGQQFRVALIDCDAKAGIMKAQEISKRINRQAFGSGQDDEVKIAVTIGIATYDHNMTLPQLREKAFCAMKHGKDAGCRNCVSVYGKSGDYQIVFKPS; from the coding sequence ATGATCAATGATCAGTATGGAAGTGATTTTGGCGATCTGATTTTGCAATTCGTGGCAATGGTTATTAGTAAAAAGATTCGTGGATGTGACATTGTTACCAGAAAAGGTCAACAGTTCCGGGTAGCGCTGATTGATTGTGATGCAAAAGCTGGTATTATGAAAGCGCAGGAAATTTCTAAGAGAATAAATCGTCAGGCTTTCGGTAGTGGGCAGGACGACGAGGTCAAAATTGCTGTTACCATCGGGATCGCTACTTATGATCATAATATGACTTTACCGCAACTGCGTGAAAAAGCATTTTGTGCAATGAAGCATGGCAAGGATGCAGGTTGTAGGAATTGTGTGTCTGTATATGGGAAGAGTGGAGACTATCAAATTGTCTTCAAGCCTAGCTAA
- a CDS encoding translation initiation factor IF-2, whose protein sequence is MNITELARKLKVNTQELRDKLPEIGFDIGQKAIKVDDKLASRIIRSWREFQDRVRQKDAYEAITNKDEQGKVILDKKVEIPGVLTVRDFAELLKLPVTIVIQELMKNGVMASLNQRIDFDTAAIVAADLGYESSEINAEEKTELDKAQKVSDKLTAEKEEDLKHRAPIVVIMGHVDHGKTKLLDAIRSTDVVAGEAGGITQHIGAYQVEKKGRMITFIDTPGHEAFTAMRSRGAKVADIAVLVVAANEGVKPQTVEALKIAQEAKIPILVAVNKIDLPDANPDKVKQELGNYNLVAEEWGGKTAFIAISAKFNKNIDAILDHLILMADMEEATLRANPDGDFVGSIIESHVNPGAGPVATVLVRNGTLKVGDHLVIDGVLYGKVKVLRDYHGKEIEDAKLSVPAEILGFKIAPKVGDVLEVTDDPKSAAKAKSYKMQKEETFIKHSAEDTESSDDSKITQINLILRADVLGSQEAVIESLTKIQNADIKIKFVSKGLGNITESDVQSAEATGSLILGFNVMPSTAATDLAKESKVEIETFKIIYELIDEVKKRLKELIKPEVVRRDLGKLEVIEIFKKADKMQVVGGKVISGKVESNSKVAVLRGEEFITSGKVTQLQAGKQEVKDCVKGQECGISFEGQPLIEKGDILDIYQEEEVFKSL, encoded by the coding sequence ATGAATATTACCGAGCTGGCCAGAAAATTAAAAGTCAATACTCAAGAACTCAGGGATAAATTACCAGAGATTGGTTTTGATATTGGTCAAAAGGCAATTAAGGTAGATGATAAATTAGCATCTAGAATAATTCGATCTTGGCGTGAATTTCAGGACAGGGTAAGACAGAAAGATGCTTATGAGGCTATTACTAATAAAGATGAACAAGGCAAAGTAATATTAGACAAAAAAGTTGAAATTCCAGGTGTCTTAACAGTTAGAGATTTTGCTGAATTATTGAAATTACCAGTAACGATTGTTATTCAGGAATTGATGAAAAATGGAGTAATGGCATCTTTGAATCAACGAATTGATTTTGATACAGCAGCAATTGTGGCAGCTGATTTAGGTTATGAATCATCAGAGATTAATGCAGAAGAAAAAACTGAATTAGATAAAGCTCAGAAAGTTTCTGATAAATTAACAGCTGAAAAAGAAGAGGATCTAAAACATCGAGCACCAATTGTAGTTATCATGGGGCATGTTGATCACGGTAAAACCAAATTATTGGATGCAATTCGATCAACTGACGTGGTTGCTGGTGAAGCTGGTGGGATTACTCAGCACATTGGTGCATATCAGGTTGAGAAAAAGGGTCGTATGATCACTTTTATAGATACTCCAGGACATGAAGCTTTTACTGCGATGCGTTCACGTGGTGCAAAGGTGGCAGATATTGCCGTTTTAGTTGTGGCTGCCAATGAGGGTGTTAAACCGCAAACAGTTGAAGCTCTAAAGATTGCTCAAGAAGCAAAAATTCCAATTTTGGTAGCTGTAAATAAAATTGATTTGCCTGATGCCAATCCAGATAAAGTAAAACAAGAATTAGGTAATTATAATCTAGTGGCAGAAGAATGGGGAGGTAAGACCGCCTTTATTGCAATTTCTGCAAAGTTTAATAAAAATATTGATGCTATTTTGGACCATTTGATTTTAATGGCGGACATGGAAGAAGCAACATTGCGTGCCAATCCAGACGGTGATTTTGTTGGTAGTATCATTGAGTCGCATGTAAATCCAGGAGCAGGTCCTGTAGCTACGGTATTGGTTCGTAACGGCACATTGAAAGTAGGTGATCATCTAGTTATTGATGGTGTGTTGTATGGTAAGGTTAAAGTATTGAGAGATTATCATGGAAAAGAAATCGAAGATGCTAAGCTTTCCGTACCAGCTGAAATTTTAGGATTCAAGATTGCCCCAAAGGTTGGTGATGTCTTAGAAGTGACCGATGATCCAAAATCAGCAGCAAAAGCCAAGTCATATAAAATGCAAAAAGAAGAAACTTTCATTAAACATTCAGCTGAAGATACTGAAAGTAGTGATGATTCAAAAATTACACAAATAAACTTAATTCTTAGAGCCGATGTACTTGGATCACAGGAAGCAGTTATCGAATCATTAACTAAAATTCAAAATGCAGATATTAAAATTAAATTTGTTTCTAAGGGATTGGGAAATATAACAGAGAGTGATGTTCAGAGTGCAGAAGCAACTGGCTCATTGATTTTAGGATTCAATGTTATGCCTTCAACAGCAGCTACTGATTTAGCAAAAGAAAGTAAGGTTGAAATTGAAACCTTTAAAATAATTTATGAATTAATTGATGAGGTCAAAAAAAGACTGAAAGAATTAATCAAACCGGAAGTAGTTCGACGTGATTTAGGAAAATTAGAAGTAATAGAGATATTCAAGAAAGCTGATAAGATGCAGGTTGTTGGCGGAAAAGTTATTTCTGGAAAAGTTGAATCAAATTCAAAGGTTGCAGTTTTACGTGGTGAGGAATTTATAACTTCAGGTAAGGTGACTCAATTGCAAGCTGGAAAACAAGAAGTTAAGGATTGTGTTAAGGGTCAAGAATGTGGCATTAGCTTTGAAGGTCAGCCTTTAATTGAAAAAGGTGATATTTTGGATATTTATCAAGAAGAAGAAGTTTTTAAATCGTTATAG
- a CDS encoding ATP-dependent metallopeptidase FtsH/Yme1/Tma family protein, whose amino-acid sequence MNKYGIIKNLVLFLIVFLFIASIFSLYNVSEKEVGKIDIQKMVQEINEEKVQKIDVQGDMLKITLLDGTNQELKKETSESLSELLNNFSISEDKMKKFAIEVKDESGFKYWMGAILPFLIPLLFIGVFLWYMLRQVQGANSRAMSFGQSRAREVKQSGKDKVTFKNVAGVKEAKEELQEIVEFLKFPKKFTTLGAKIPKGVLLMGSPGTGKTLLAKAVAGEADVPFFSISGSEFVEMFVGVGASRVRDLFKKAKKNSPCIVFIDEIDAVGRQRGAGLGGSHDEREQTLNQILVEMDGFDPHANVIVMAATNRPDVLDPALLRPGRFDRRVILELPDINDREEILKVHSKQKPLSKDIDMRRVAERTPGFSGADLANLFNEAAILAARRDKKKIDQKELLESIEKVMLGPERKSHILSAAEKKVTAVHEAGHALVSHILPNSDPVHKVSIISRGRAAGYTMNLPEKDKYLHSKSEYIDNLAVLLAGHKAEKLEFGEVTTGASNDLQRATDLARSLITQYGMSDDLAPRTYGDKDEMIFLGREISEKRNYSEKVAEQIDSEIDKLVLQAAQTAEKVISENKDKMEKIVNELLEKEKIEKDEFLFLVDGIKLPAPKDSKDKKDKEDKEATSSDESEEKKEIKKDKEKA is encoded by the coding sequence ATGAACAAATACGGTATTATAAAAAATCTAGTTTTGTTTCTAATTGTATTCCTGTTTATTGCAAGTATTTTTAGTTTGTATAATGTATCAGAAAAAGAGGTTGGTAAGATTGATATTCAGAAAATGGTACAGGAGATTAATGAAGAAAAAGTGCAAAAAATTGATGTTCAGGGAGACATGTTAAAGATAACCCTACTAGATGGTACAAATCAAGAATTAAAAAAAGAAACTTCTGAGTCATTGTCAGAGTTATTAAATAATTTTAGTATTTCGGAAGACAAGATGAAGAAATTTGCCATTGAAGTTAAAGACGAAAGTGGTTTTAAATACTGGATGGGAGCTATTTTACCATTTTTAATTCCGCTTCTGTTTATCGGAGTGTTTCTTTGGTACATGCTACGTCAAGTTCAGGGTGCTAATAGTCGAGCCATGAGTTTTGGTCAGAGTCGAGCGCGAGAGGTTAAACAATCAGGTAAAGATAAAGTTACATTTAAGAATGTAGCAGGTGTTAAGGAAGCCAAAGAAGAACTTCAAGAGATTGTTGAATTTTTGAAATTCCCTAAAAAGTTTACCACCTTAGGTGCTAAAATTCCTAAAGGTGTTCTTTTAATGGGGTCACCTGGAACGGGTAAAACTCTTTTGGCAAAAGCGGTTGCGGGTGAGGCAGATGTGCCATTTTTTTCAATTTCAGGATCTGAATTTGTAGAAATGTTCGTCGGTGTTGGTGCTTCGCGTGTACGAGACTTATTCAAAAAGGCCAAAAAGAATTCACCATGTATAGTTTTTATTGATGAAATTGATGCGGTCGGTAGACAACGTGGTGCAGGACTAGGAGGTTCTCATGATGAGCGTGAGCAAACCTTGAATCAGATTTTAGTAGAAATGGATGGCTTTGATCCACACGCTAATGTCATTGTCATGGCCGCAACGAATCGCCCAGATGTGCTTGATCCAGCTTTGCTTCGACCAGGAAGATTTGATCGGCGGGTGATATTAGAATTGCCAGATATAAATGATCGTGAAGAAATTCTAAAAGTACATTCTAAACAAAAACCTTTATCAAAAGATATAGACATGCGACGAGTTGCTGAGCGCACACCAGGTTTTTCTGGTGCAGACTTGGCAAACTTGTTTAACGAGGCTGCTATTTTAGCAGCACGCAGGGACAAGAAAAAGATTGATCAAAAAGAATTGCTAGAGAGTATTGAAAAGGTTATGTTAGGTCCAGAGAGAAAAAGTCATATTTTGTCTGCTGCGGAAAAAAAGGTAACTGCAGTTCATGAAGCTGGTCATGCTCTAGTATCACATATTCTGCCTAATTCAGACCCTGTTCACAAAGTATCTATTATTTCTCGTGGTCGAGCAGCTGGCTATACAATGAATTTACCTGAGAAAGATAAATATTTACATTCTAAATCAGAGTACATTGATAATTTAGCAGTGCTTTTGGCTGGTCATAAGGCAGAAAAACTTGAATTTGGTGAGGTTACAACTGGAGCTTCAAATGATCTTCAGCGAGCAACAGATTTAGCGCGCAGTTTAATTACCCAATATGGTATGAGTGATGATCTGGCTCCACGAACCTATGGTGATAAAGACGAAATGATTTTCTTGGGTAGAGAAATTTCAGAAAAGAGAAATTATTCAGAAAAAGTAGCTGAACAAATAGATAGTGAAATAGACAAGCTAGTTTTACAAGCAGCTCAAACAGCAGAGAAGGTAATTTCTGAAAACAAGGATAAAATGGAGAAAATAGTAAACGAATTATTAGAAAAGGAGAAAATAGAAAAAGACGAATTCTTGTTTTTGGTTGATGGAATTAAACTTCCTGCCCCTAAAGATTCAAAAGATAAGAAGGACAAAGAAGATAAAGAAGCAACTTCTTCAGATGAATCCGAGGAAAAAAAGGAAATAAAAAAAGATAAAGAAAAAGCTTAA
- a CDS encoding ribbon-helix-helix protein, CopG family, translated as MRCVVTISLPEEMCKEVAKQMKKHKFVSKSEFMRHVLRFWLENNGK; from the coding sequence ATGCGATGTGTTGTAACCATTTCTTTGCCAGAAGAGATGTGCAAAGAAGTAGCAAAACAAATGAAAAAACATAAGTTTGTGTCTAAAAGTGAATTCATGCGACATGTTCTTCGTTTTTGGTTAGAGAATAATGGTAAATAG
- the rpoC gene encoding DNA-directed RNA polymerase subunit beta' → MGLESLKINDFDAIRLKLASPSDIHEWSHGEVVRPETINYRTQKPEKDGLFCEKIFGPSKDWECYCGKYKKIRYKGIVCDKCGVEVTRAVVRRQRMGHIDLAVPVSHIWFLRGIPSKIGLILDLSIQRLEKVIYFANFIVTDVEENLRKEEVEKVKKEFISKQKSYAAQLNQKVELIKANDEMKSADKKQAIKQSTEENQVLLEELQEDFSDAEKELKELKPLKIISEIEYHDLSLKYGHVFEAAIGAEAIRKLLERVDLKKLVTELDSELSTDKSAGKKKLINRAKLLKSLLRNKIKPEQMILTVIPVIPPDLRPMVPLDGGRYATSDLNDLYRRVISRNNRLRRLKELNAPEVIIRNEKRMLQEAVDALIDNSARQSKTTTASTGQKRKLKSIADYLKGKRGRFRQNLLGKRIDYSGRSVIVIGPDLRLHQCGLPKKMALELFKPFVISELIKREYVHNIRSANRFIEADRAEVWDILENIIKDAHVLLNRAPTLHRLGIQAFQPVLIEGRAIQLHPLVCSAFNADFDGDQMAVHVPLTEEAKTEARERMLSSKNLLKPATGNSITTPTMDMVWGAFHVTYMTKEDGPIKMFSTVEEAKIAYDLRKITLKQPIKIQVNKNELGKKIKEETFETCLGRVLFNNLLPDKIPFYNEVIDKKKMAAIVQLCLEFYGFDETAEVLDAIKDFGFKQLTKSGYSWGMGDLPEVKGKGELVQKGLKSVEEVQVQYEEGLLTNDERYSKIIETWTKIKDEVTAQSQNVLPDGGPVFTMISSGARGSWGQLTQMLGMKGLVTNPAGQIIELPVKANFKEGFTALEYYISTHGTRKGLSDTALRTANAGYLTRRLVDVAQDVVVLKDDCGDDVGRVITRENSDKMNLNFIERITGRYLIDPIRNEKTGRVAVKAGELITHEIARKLEKIQFESAKIRSMLTCRFDKGACRKCYGYDLAYNQPVELGTAVGIIAAQSIGEPGTQLTMRTFHTGGVAGGDDITQGLPRVEEIFESRPPKKKALIAEVGGLVSIEEQARTIMGPKGEIIAKTSFGQRILKIRYDEKEEDVYKIKEGFTIKVKEGALVNEKETLYIDDKKKKIKSKRHGTAKIEEGVLRIVTEIDSEKEYIIPPGTVVWVKDGDLIEKGAQLTEGSLELAQLYKISGRNAVQDYIIKEIQYIYSSQGQKLNDKHVELICRQMFSRVYITDSGDTDLLEGEISEKASFVKANEALKKGEKPATADEIFLGISKISLSTSSFLSAASFQETAKVLINAAVTGRIDHLEGLKENVIIGRLIPAGTGFKHYHKDTEKKEVKK, encoded by the coding sequence ATGGGTTTAGAAAGCTTAAAGATAAATGACTTTGATGCAATCCGTCTTAAGTTGGCCTCACCAAGTGATATTCATGAATGGTCACACGGCGAAGTTGTTCGGCCAGAAACTATTAACTATCGTACTCAGAAGCCAGAAAAAGATGGTTTGTTTTGCGAGAAAATTTTTGGTCCGAGTAAGGATTGGGAATGTTATTGTGGTAAATATAAAAAAATTCGATATAAGGGAATTGTTTGTGATAAATGTGGTGTTGAAGTGACTCGTGCAGTTGTGAGACGTCAGCGAATGGGCCATATTGATTTGGCAGTGCCAGTTTCGCATATTTGGTTTTTAAGAGGAATCCCCTCAAAGATTGGTCTAATTTTAGATTTGTCGATACAAAGATTAGAAAAAGTTATTTATTTTGCCAATTTTATTGTCACTGATGTTGAAGAAAATCTAAGAAAAGAAGAGGTTGAAAAGGTAAAAAAGGAATTCATCTCAAAGCAAAAATCTTATGCTGCTCAGTTAAATCAAAAAGTTGAATTGATCAAAGCTAATGATGAAATGAAGAGTGCTGACAAAAAACAAGCAATTAAACAATCAACGGAAGAAAATCAAGTTTTGTTAGAGGAACTACAAGAAGATTTTAGTGATGCAGAAAAGGAATTAAAAGAATTAAAACCATTGAAAATTATTTCTGAAATTGAGTATCATGATTTGTCATTAAAATATGGACATGTGTTTGAGGCTGCGATTGGAGCTGAAGCTATTCGCAAGCTTTTGGAAAGAGTTGATTTGAAAAAGTTGGTTACTGAATTAGATTCTGAGTTGAGCACAGATAAAAGTGCAGGAAAAAAGAAATTGATTAACAGGGCTAAGTTGCTTAAGAGTTTACTTCGTAATAAAATCAAGCCAGAACAAATGATTTTGACGGTTATACCCGTTATCCCTCCAGATCTAAGGCCGATGGTACCACTTGACGGTGGTCGTTATGCAACCTCAGATTTAAATGATTTATATAGACGAGTAATTTCTAGAAATAATCGTTTACGTCGTTTGAAAGAATTGAATGCCCCAGAAGTTATTATTAGAAATGAAAAACGAATGCTACAAGAAGCTGTTGATGCTCTAATTGATAATTCTGCGAGACAAAGTAAAACAACAACTGCTTCAACTGGTCAAAAAAGAAAATTGAAATCGATTGCTGATTATTTAAAAGGTAAAAGAGGTCGGTTTAGACAAAATTTACTTGGTAAGCGTATTGATTATTCTGGGCGTAGTGTAATTGTTATTGGTCCTGATTTAAGATTACATCAATGTGGCTTGCCAAAGAAGATGGCTTTGGAATTATTTAAACCTTTTGTTATTAGTGAATTGATTAAACGAGAATACGTACATAATATTCGAAGCGCTAATCGTTTTATTGAAGCTGACCGAGCAGAAGTTTGGGATATTTTAGAAAATATCATTAAAGATGCTCATGTCTTATTAAATCGTGCTCCAACCTTGCATCGTTTAGGAATTCAAGCTTTTCAGCCAGTTTTAATTGAGGGAAGGGCTATTCAATTGCATCCATTAGTATGTTCAGCTTTTAATGCTGACTTTGATGGTGATCAAATGGCAGTACATGTACCTTTAACGGAAGAAGCAAAAACTGAGGCTCGTGAACGTATGTTGTCAAGTAAGAATTTGCTCAAACCGGCAACAGGTAATTCAATTACCACTCCAACTATGGATATGGTTTGGGGCGCTTTTCATGTGACTTACATGACTAAGGAAGATGGGCCAATTAAAATGTTTTCCACTGTAGAAGAAGCCAAGATCGCCTATGATCTTCGCAAGATTACATTGAAACAACCAATTAAAATACAGGTAAATAAAAATGAATTAGGAAAGAAGATAAAGGAAGAAACGTTTGAAACATGTTTGGGTCGAGTTTTGTTCAATAATTTACTGCCTGATAAAATTCCATTTTACAATGAAGTGATTGATAAAAAGAAGATGGCTGCTATTGTTCAATTGTGTTTAGAGTTTTATGGATTTGATGAAACAGCTGAAGTTTTGGATGCAATTAAAGATTTTGGTTTCAAGCAATTAACTAAGTCTGGCTATTCATGGGGAATGGGTGATTTACCTGAGGTTAAAGGCAAAGGAGAATTAGTTCAAAAAGGTCTTAAGTCCGTTGAAGAAGTTCAAGTTCAGTATGAAGAGGGTCTTTTGACTAATGATGAACGTTATAGCAAGATTATTGAGACTTGGACCAAGATCAAAGACGAGGTTACTGCACAAAGTCAAAATGTTTTACCAGACGGAGGTCCGGTTTTCACTATGATTAGTTCAGGTGCTCGTGGTTCTTGGGGACAGTTAACTCAGATGCTCGGAATGAAAGGGCTAGTAACTAATCCAGCTGGACAAATTATTGAATTGCCAGTTAAGGCGAATTTTAAGGAAGGATTTACAGCTTTAGAATATTATATTTCAACTCATGGTACTCGAAAAGGTTTGTCTGATACTGCTCTTCGAACTGCTAATGCTGGATATTTAACCAGGCGTTTAGTTGATGTAGCTCAAGACGTAGTTGTACTGAAAGATGATTGTGGTGATGATGTTGGTCGAGTTATTACTCGTGAAAATAGTGATAAAATGAATTTGAATTTCATAGAGCGAATTACTGGTCGATATCTTATTGACCCAATTAGAAATGAAAAGACTGGCCGAGTTGCAGTTAAAGCAGGCGAATTGATTACTCACGAGATTGCTAGAAAATTAGAAAAAATTCAATTTGAATCTGCGAAAATTCGTTCAATGCTTACTTGCCGATTTGATAAAGGTGCTTGTCGAAAATGCTACGGCTATGACCTTGCTTATAATCAGCCAGTTGAATTGGGAACTGCTGTAGGTATTATTGCAGCGCAGAGTATTGGTGAGCCTGGAACTCAGCTAACAATGAGAACCTTCCATACTGGTGGTGTAGCTGGTGGTGATGATATTACTCAGGGGTTACCTCGAGTAGAAGAAATTTTTGAGTCTCGTCCGCCAAAGAAAAAAGCTTTAATCGCTGAAGTTGGTGGTTTGGTTTCAATTGAGGAACAGGCTAGAACTATAATGGGTCCAAAAGGTGAAATTATTGCTAAGACATCATTTGGTCAAAGAATTTTGAAAATTCGTTATGACGAAAAAGAAGAAGATGTTTACAAAATAAAAGAAGGCTTCACAATCAAGGTAAAAGAAGGTGCCTTGGTTAATGAAAAGGAAACCTTGTATATTGATGATAAGAAGAAAAAGATAAAGTCCAAGCGCCACGGCACAGCCAAGATTGAAGAAGGTGTTTTGAGAATTGTGACTGAGATTGATAGTGAAAAAGAATATATCATTCCACCAGGAACAGTCGTCTGGGTAAAAGATGGTGATTTGATTGAAAAGGGAGCTCAGTTGACTGAGGGGAGTTTGGAATTAGCGCAGTTATATAAAATTAGTGGACGTAATGCTGTGCAAGATTATATTATTAAGGAAATTCAGTATATTTATTCTTCTCAGGGTCAAAAGTTAAATGATAAACATGTGGAATTAATTTGTCGACAGATGTTTTCTCGTGTTTATATAACTGATTCCGGTGATACTGATCTATTAGAAGGTGAGATTTCGGAAAAAGCAAGTTTTGTTAAAGCTAATGAAGCTTTGAAAAAAGGTGAGAAACCAGCAACAGCAGATGAGATTTTCCTAGGAATTTCCAAGATTTCTCTATCTACTAGTAGCTTTTTGTCAGCTGCTTCTTTTCAGGAAACTGCCAAAGTTTTAATCAATGCTGCAGTCACTGGTAGAATTGATCATCTAGAGGGTCTAAAAGAAAATGTTATTATTGGTCGATTGATTCCAGCTGGTACAGGGTTTAAACATTATCATAAAGATACAGAGAAAAAAGAAGTAAAGAAATGA